One window from the genome of Microcebus murinus isolate Inina chromosome X, M.murinus_Inina_mat1.0, whole genome shotgun sequence encodes:
- the LOC105881514 gene encoding large ribosomal subunit protein eL15-like, with the protein MGAYKYIQELWRKKQSDVMRFLLRVHCWQYRQLSVLHRAPYPTRPDKARRLGYKAKQGYVIYRIRVHCGSRKCPVPKGATYGKPVHHGVNQLKFARSLQSVAEERAGRHCGALRVLNSYWVGEDSTYKFFEVILIDPFHKAIRRNPDTQWITKPVHKHREMRGLTSAGRKSRGLGKGHKFHHTIGGSRRAAWRRRNTLQLHRYR; encoded by the coding sequence ATGGGTGCATACAAGTATATCCAGGAGCTGTGGAGGAAGAAGCAGTCTGATGTAATGCGCTTTCTTCTGAGGGTCCACTGCTGGCAATACCGGCAGCTCTCTGTGCTCCACAGGGCTCCCTACCCCACCCGACCAGATAAAGCGCGCAGACTGGGATACAAGGCCAAGCAAGGTTATGTCATATATAGGATTCGTGTGCACTGTGGTAGCCGCAAATGCCCAGTTCCTAAGGGTGCAACTTATGGCAAGCCTGTCCATCATGGTGTTAACCAGCTAAAGTTTGCTCGAAGCCTTCAGTCTGTTGCCGAGGAGCGAGCTGGACGCCACTGTGGGGCTCTAAGAGTCCTGAATTCTTACTGGGTTGGTGAAGATTCCACATACAAATTTTTTGAGGTTATCCTCATTGATCCATTCCATAAAGCTATCAGAAGAAATCCTGATACCCAGTGGATCACGAAACCGGTCCACAAGCACAGGGAGATGCGTGGGCTGACATCTGCAGGCCGCAAGAGCCGTGGCCTTGGAAAGGGCCATAAGTTCCACCACACTATTGGTGGTTCTCGCCGTGCAGCTTGGAGAAGGCGCAATACTCTCCAGCTCCACCGTTACCGCTAA